In Segatella copri, the DNA window AGACCTCAAAAAGGCGGAAAAAGTGAGTCTCTTCAACGCTATGATAGATTTCGGAGAGCGTGAAGTAACCAAGATTTTCCTACCGGATCAAACTGATTAAACCCACAATTATAAAGAAAGAAATCCTACAGCTCTATCACCTCCAAATCATCCGGAACGAAGATTCTACCCTTGAAGTTCTTGGCAGCTTCACGGGTATAATTTTCTTTACGATTTGCGAGCGTTTTCTCCTCCGTATGATACAGGATAAGATTCTTCACGCCCAGTTCCTCCGCCAGTTTTCCGGCATCAAGCGCCGTACTGTGGCATTTCTCATAAGGCTTGAACGTATCGCGGTCGGCATAGAGACAGAACGCCTCACACATCATCCAGTCAGCCCCCACTATGTAGCGTCGGTTCTGCTCGTTATAAGGTTCATCGCCCAGGCATGCCAAGACCAAAGGCTTACCCGATTCATCAGAAGAAGGCAGCTCAGCTCGGAATCCGAACTGTTTTTCCTTAGCAGACTGAATATCAAAGCATTCCAGCTTTATATCCCCCACTTCGAAACAATCGCCATCTTCCAGTTGATGGAACACCACCCTTTCAGCCACCTTAGCCAGCTGCTTCTTGGCAAGAATCATGTCGATGATGGTCTTGATCACCTTCATCACCTTGTCGTTTCCATACACATGCAGCAATCCCTCATAACCCTTACATTGTGCCACCATACGGATTACCCAGATCACACCCAACACATGGTCGGTATGCGCATGGGTAACGAAGAGGTGACGAATGTCAGAAATCTGAACATTCACCTTCTTCAGCTGCGCCAATATTCCGTTTCCTCCTCCCGCATCCACCAGCATCAGGGTACTGGGAGTCTTGAGCAGAAAACAGGTGTTATAAATCTGGGAAACCGTAGCATTTCCCGTTCCGAGCATCGTTATTTTATTCATCTTTTCGTTATTTTTCGTTATGATATCTATTTTCCGTTCACTCCAATCTCTCTTTCCCGAATTATTCCCATCATAAAAAGAGCAGATTTTCAAGCACAAAACTACTCATTTTCTGATAAACCACCAAGAAAAAGCCCCGAAAACTTTGCTTATTCCAAATAATAATCTTAACTTTGCGGCATAAAAGGTAGGTCCATGCTTGCCGGGTACTCTGCAAAGGCATAAGAAAAGGTTATTTTTCAAGCACGCAGCAAAGATAGGAAATCATTCAGCGGCAGGGGTAAAAACTGATAAAACGGAGTCGAGGCTTTCTAGAGGAAATGGGGACTTCGGGGGTGCCGGTAACAGGATCAAAACAGAAATGATTTTCGGGCAAGCGTTCCAGTTCCAGTTGTTCCAATTGTTCCAAATAGGTTTTCATAGGACAATATTCCTTTATAGAGACTATATAACTACTTAATATATAGATAGTTA includes these proteins:
- a CDS encoding MBL fold metallo-hydrolase, with the protein product MNKITMLGTGNATVSQIYNTCFLLKTPSTLMLVDAGGGNGILAQLKKVNVQISDIRHLFVTHAHTDHVLGVIWVIRMVAQCKGYEGLLHVYGNDKVMKVIKTIIDMILAKKQLAKVAERVVFHQLEDGDCFEVGDIKLECFDIQSAKEKQFGFRAELPSSDESGKPLVLACLGDEPYNEQNRRYIVGADWMMCEAFCLYADRDTFKPYEKCHSTALDAGKLAEELGVKNLILYHTEEKTLANRKENYTREAAKNFKGRIFVPDDLEVIEL